One part of the Chryseobacterium sp. 7 genome encodes these proteins:
- a CDS encoding GYDIA family GHMP kinase, whose amino-acid sequence MNAIFSPGKLMLTSEYFAIDGALVLAVPTKLGQEFFFEEIKDGKSLILWEAYHQNTLWLRAVIDYKNWQILETNRPSSAEFITKTLKNVQQLSNSKFKTDLTYHLKTNLQFPANYGLGSSSTLMNNLAEWAEIDPFYLNTISLGGSGYDIAVAKEKSAVLFQSKPEIKYEKVNFNPSFKNELIFIHLNQKQDSREGISFYKSKKSLRNW is encoded by the coding sequence ATGAACGCGATATTTTCACCGGGCAAGCTTATGCTTACTTCAGAATATTTCGCAATAGATGGAGCTCTTGTCTTAGCGGTACCTACCAAGCTGGGACAAGAGTTTTTTTTTGAAGAAATAAAAGATGGTAAGTCGCTTATTCTTTGGGAAGCCTATCATCAGAATACATTATGGTTAAGGGCTGTCATTGATTATAAAAACTGGCAGATCTTAGAGACCAACCGTCCATCAAGCGCTGAATTTATTACCAAAACCTTAAAGAATGTTCAGCAGCTTTCTAACAGTAAATTCAAGACTGATCTTACTTATCATTTAAAAACAAACCTTCAGTTTCCTGCAAATTACGGACTTGGGAGCAGTTCTACCCTGATGAACAATCTTGCGGAATGGGCGGAAATAGATCCTTTTTATCTCAATACAATCAGTTTGGGAGGCAGTGGATATGATATCGCAGTGGCAAAGGAAAAATCTGCCGTCCTTTTTCAAAGTAAGCCTGAGATCAAATATGAGAAGGTGAATTTCAATCCTTCTTTTAAAAATGAACTGATTTTTATACACTTAAATCAGAAGCAGGATAGTAGAGAAGGTATCAGTTTTTACAAGTCCAAAAAAAGTCTCCGGAACTGGTGA